DNA from Brachyspira aalborgi:
TTCTTATAGCATAGTAAATAAAAGTCATTTCGGTTTAGGATTAGATTATTATACTTATTTTACATCGCCAATAAGAAGATATGCAGATTTGCTTATTCATAGAATAGTTAAATCGGTTTTAATAAATAAAGATAAAGAGATAGATTTAAAATTAAAAGATTTATGCAAAGATTCTTTCGATAAATTATCTATTCTTGATAAAACTTCAAATAAAGCCGAAAGAAATGTTAGACAAGTTAAAGCGGCAAGATTCATGAAAGACAGACTCGGAGACGAATATTTTGGAATTATAAGCTCTATGTCTAAATACGGAATAACTGTTGAAATCGAAGGGCTTGAAATTGAAGGATTTATTGAGTCGCATTATGTCGGTTCTGATTATAGATTTTATCAAGATATGCAATGCGTTTTTATAGAAAAAGTAAAAGCTTATGAACTTGGAGATAGAGTTAAAATTTTTGTGGCAAGCGTTAATGTTGAAAACGGTAAAATAAATTTTTCTTTATAATTTTTTTTTAAGAAGGTTTATATAAGGTTCTGTTTCTATAGAAGATTCTTCAATTCCTATTTCTTTTAATATCGATTTTAATTTTTTTATTTGATTTTCTATCGACTCTTCATTATTTAAAAATTCAATTTCTATAAAGTCGCCCAAATTTTTTATATTCGACACTTCAATTAAAGCGTTTTTATATTTGAAAGCATAACCTTTTTTTTCTTTTTTAACATATTCTCTATAATCCATTAAAGAAGATAAAAAATTGATTATGAATTTAGATTTTTTTTTGCTTACTTTAATCTCTCTCTCTTCATTAACTTCAACTGCGTCTATTATACTTCTTATTTTTGAGCAAAAAGTATAACCGCCATGTTCAATTCTTAATCTTATGCAATTATTTAAATTTATATTTCCGCTTTTTATCTCGGAGTTTTTGGCAAAATAAATATCTTTTTTAAAATATTTTTTTTTGAATTTTGCGTTCTTATATAAAAAATCTAAAGTTGATTTTACATTTTCAATGTAAGCTTTTATTTCTATTTCGGCGTTATTTTTTTTACTCATTTTAATTTTGTATTTATATTATTTAAATATTTTTTATTATAGTATTATAAATTATTACTACTAAAAAATAAAGATTTCTTAAATTGTTAGTCATTAAAATTAAATCAATCCATATTTTATCATAACATTTATAATTTCAATTCAATAATTATCTTGTTTTTACTACAAAAAATTTAATTTTATTATATAATGATTTTAATAATAAACAAAAATAAATAAAAAATAAATTTCATTAAAATAAAAAAGAAAATTATAAAATGAATAAAATTAATATAGCTTTGCC
Protein-coding regions in this window:
- a CDS encoding adenylate cyclase encodes the protein MSKKNNAEIEIKAYIENVKSTLDFLYKNAKFKKKYFKKDIYFAKNSEIKSGNINLNNCIRLRIEHGGYTFCSKIRSIIDAVEVNEEREIKVSKKKSKFIINFLSSLMDYREYVKKEKKGYAFKYKNALIEVSNIKNLGDFIEIEFLNNEESIENQIKKLKSILKEIGIEESSIETEPYINLLKKKL